The following are encoded in a window of Streptomyces griseiscabiei genomic DNA:
- the dapF gene encoding diaminopimelate epimerase gives MSTRIAFLKGHGTENDFVIVPDPENALDLSPAAVAALCDRRAGIGGDGVLHVVRSAAHPEAKGLAADAEWFMDYRNGDGSIAEMCGNGVRVFARYLLHAGHVTEGDLTVATRGGVKKVHIDKDGDVTVGMGGARLPEGDVTVSVGAHSWPARNVNMGNPHAVAFVDDLADAGDLYTAPPFSPASAYPDGVNVEFVVDRGPGHVAMRVHERGSGETRSCGTGACAVAVAAARRDGADPAVTGTPATYTVDVPGGTLVITERPDGEIEMTGPAVIVAEGEIDAKWLENAGR, from the coding sequence ATGAGCACGCGCATCGCCTTCCTCAAGGGGCACGGGACCGAGAACGACTTCGTGATCGTCCCCGACCCGGAGAACGCCCTCGACCTCTCCCCGGCCGCCGTCGCCGCCCTGTGCGACCGCCGCGCGGGCATCGGCGGCGACGGTGTGCTGCACGTCGTACGGTCCGCCGCGCACCCCGAGGCGAAGGGGCTCGCGGCCGATGCGGAGTGGTTCATGGACTACCGCAACGGCGACGGATCGATCGCCGAGATGTGCGGAAACGGCGTCCGGGTCTTCGCGCGCTACCTCCTGCACGCCGGCCATGTCACCGAGGGCGACCTCACCGTCGCCACCCGGGGAGGCGTGAAGAAGGTCCACATCGACAAGGACGGCGACGTCACGGTCGGCATGGGCGGCGCCCGCCTCCCCGAGGGCGACGTCACGGTCAGCGTCGGCGCGCACAGCTGGCCCGCGCGCAACGTCAACATGGGCAACCCGCACGCGGTGGCGTTCGTCGACGACCTCGCGGACGCCGGTGATCTGTACACGGCGCCGCCCTTCAGCCCCGCCTCCGCCTATCCGGACGGCGTCAACGTCGAGTTCGTCGTCGACCGCGGCCCCGGGCACGTGGCGATGCGCGTGCACGAGCGCGGCTCCGGCGAGACCCGCTCCTGCGGCACCGGCGCGTGCGCCGTCGCCGTGGCCGCCGCCCGCCGCGACGGCGCCGACCCCGCCGTCACGGGCACCCCGGCGACCTACACCGTCGACGTCCCCGGCGGCACGCTCGTCATCACCGAACGACCCGACGGCGAGATCGAGATGACCGGTCCCGCGGTGATCGTCGCCGAGGGCGAGATCGACGCCAAGTGGCTGGAGAACGCGGGGCGTTGA
- a CDS encoding RelA/SpoT family protein, which translates to MSAEATNPAVSPAPAPPPAHRRKGRPRIDLRRLGRAALLGPTTRGRVPDAISHLADAHRAHHPDADLDPLRRAYVLAESSHRGQMRKSGEPYITHPLAVTLILAELGAETTTLTASLLHDTVEDTDVTLDQVREEFGAEVCFIVDGVTKLEKVDYGAAAEPETFRKMLVATGNDVRVMSIKLADRLHNMRTLGVMRPEKQERIAKVTRDVLIPLAERLGVQALKTELEDLVFAILHPEEYRQTRALITENAERETDPLAEIADEVRGVLREAGIQAEVLIRPRHFVSMHRVSRKRGRLRGTDFGRLLVLVAEDADCYAVLGELHTCLTPVVSEFKDFIAVPKYNLYQSLHTAVARGDGQVAEVLIRTHQMHKAAEAGVVALGNPYAAPAEEQTDGQRPDGEGERVDPTRPGWLSRLLDWQEAAPDADMFWSTLREDLAQDREITVFRPDGGTLGLPEGASCVDAAYAQYGEDAHACIGARVNGRLATLSTVLKDGDTVQLLMGQDPASEPSREWLEHAHTPAARIAIQRWLATHPSPAADTGQEEREEARKDEAPTLRPALDEPAAASDSVGAVVVVDRPGATVRLAGCCTPVPPDEVTGFAVRGGVVTVHRVECATVTRMKSLGRPEIEVRWGDTTEFRVTLVAESFQRPHLLADLTEAIALEGVDIVTATVEPPTQQRVRHTYTLQLPDAAHLPNLMRAMRNVPGVYDVGRAQHQVAAAF; encoded by the coding sequence ATGAGCGCGGAGGCCACGAACCCCGCCGTATCGCCCGCCCCTGCGCCGCCACCAGCGCACCGCAGGAAGGGCCGACCTCGTATCGACCTGCGCCGTCTGGGCCGCGCCGCACTCCTGGGCCCGACGACCCGCGGCCGGGTGCCCGACGCGATCAGCCATCTCGCCGACGCGCACCGCGCCCACCACCCCGACGCCGATCTCGACCCGCTGCGCCGGGCGTACGTCCTCGCCGAGTCCTCGCACCGCGGTCAGATGCGCAAGAGCGGTGAGCCGTACATCACCCACCCGCTCGCCGTGACCCTGATCCTCGCCGAACTCGGCGCGGAGACCACGACCCTGACGGCCTCTCTGCTCCACGACACCGTCGAGGACACCGATGTGACCCTCGATCAGGTGCGCGAGGAGTTCGGCGCGGAGGTGTGCTTCATCGTCGACGGCGTCACCAAGCTGGAGAAGGTCGACTACGGCGCCGCCGCCGAGCCCGAGACCTTCCGCAAGATGCTCGTCGCCACCGGCAACGACGTCCGCGTGATGTCGATCAAACTCGCCGACCGGCTGCACAACATGCGCACCCTCGGCGTGATGCGCCCCGAGAAGCAGGAACGCATCGCCAAGGTCACCCGGGACGTGCTGATCCCGCTCGCGGAGCGGCTCGGGGTCCAGGCGCTCAAGACCGAGCTGGAGGATCTCGTCTTCGCGATCCTCCACCCCGAGGAGTACCGGCAGACCCGCGCACTGATCACGGAGAACGCGGAGCGGGAGACCGACCCGCTCGCCGAGATCGCCGACGAGGTGCGCGGCGTCCTGCGCGAGGCGGGCATCCAGGCCGAAGTCCTCATCAGGCCGCGCCACTTCGTCTCCATGCACCGGGTCTCCCGAAAACGCGGACGGCTGCGCGGCACCGACTTCGGACGGCTCCTCGTCCTCGTCGCCGAGGACGCCGACTGCTACGCGGTCCTCGGCGAACTGCACACCTGTCTCACTCCCGTGGTCTCGGAGTTCAAGGACTTCATCGCCGTACCGAAGTACAACCTGTACCAGTCGCTGCACACCGCCGTCGCGCGCGGTGACGGCCAGGTCGCCGAAGTCCTCATCCGCACCCACCAGATGCACAAGGCCGCCGAGGCCGGCGTGGTCGCGCTGGGCAATCCGTACGCCGCACCCGCGGAGGAGCAGACCGACGGACAGCGCCCCGACGGCGAGGGCGAGCGCGTCGACCCCACCCGTCCCGGCTGGCTCTCCCGCCTCCTCGACTGGCAGGAGGCGGCCCCGGACGCGGACATGTTCTGGTCCACGCTCCGCGAGGACCTCGCCCAGGACCGCGAGATCACCGTGTTCCGGCCCGACGGGGGCACCCTGGGGCTCCCCGAGGGCGCCAGTTGCGTGGACGCGGCGTACGCGCAGTACGGCGAGGACGCGCACGCCTGTATCGGCGCCCGCGTCAACGGCCGCCTGGCGACGCTCAGCACGGTCCTCAAGGACGGCGACACCGTCCAGCTCCTCATGGGCCAGGACCCGGCCTCCGAGCCCTCCAGGGAGTGGCTGGAGCACGCCCACACCCCCGCCGCGCGCATCGCCATCCAGCGCTGGCTCGCCACCCACCCCTCACCCGCCGCCGACACCGGGCAGGAGGAGCGGGAGGAGGCGCGCAAGGACGAGGCGCCCACCCTGCGCCCCGCCCTCGACGAGCCCGCCGCGGCCTCCGACAGCGTCGGCGCCGTGGTCGTCGTGGACCGGCCCGGGGCGACCGTACGGCTGGCCGGCTGCTGTACGCCCGTACCGCCCGACGAGGTCACCGGGTTCGCCGTGCGCGGGGGAGTGGTGACCGTGCACCGCGTCGAATGCGCCACCGTGACCCGGATGAAGAGTCTCGGACGCCCGGAGATCGAGGTGCGCTGGGGCGACACCACCGAGTTCCGGGTCACCCTCGTCGCCGAGTCCTTCCAGCGGCCCCATCTGCTCGCCGATCTCACCGAGGCCATCGCCCTCGAAGGCGTCGACATCGTCACCGCCACCGTCGAACCCCCGACCCAGCAGCGCGTCCGCCACACCTACACCCTGCAACTCCCGGACGCCGCCCACCTCCCGAACCTCATGCGCGCCATGCGGAACGTGCCGGGCGTCTACGACGTGGGCCGGGCCCAGCACCAGGTGGCGGCCGCGTTCTGA
- a CDS encoding M1 family metallopeptidase, with amino-acid sequence MPLTPRIGSRRVQAALLASAVTVCLTAASAPSPAEPLGVGDRLFPHLGNPGYDVRSYDLDFTYPGSNSKPLTAVTTIDARTTARLERINLDFTHGKVDSVDVDGEPASFTSAGEDLVITPGAPLPEGSRTRITVRHTSDPVYTGDVEGGWLRTADGLAMANQADAAHVVFPCNDHPSDKAMFTVRVTAPDGYTAVSNGLVTDTDRAAGTTTWTYRTRHPMATELAQVSIGRSAVVHRTGPNRLPVRDVVPAKDREKLEPWLAKTPAQISWMEGKVGRYPFETYGVLIAEAQTGFELETQTLSLFERDLFVRPEYPRWYVESIMVHELAHQWFGNSVSPRTWSDLWLNEGHATWYEALYAEETAGRTVEARMKAAYASSDRWRAAAGPPAEPKKPRNGQKIGIFRANVYDGAALFLYALRQEIGTHDFALLQRAWVTVHRDGVASTADFRDLASRIAGRDLDAFFHAWLYEVGTPPMPGHPDWRSAPVEEGK; translated from the coding sequence ATGCCGCTCACCCCACGCATCGGGAGCCGCCGCGTCCAGGCCGCGCTGCTCGCCTCCGCCGTCACCGTCTGCCTGACCGCCGCGAGCGCCCCCTCACCCGCCGAGCCGCTCGGCGTCGGCGACCGGCTCTTCCCGCACCTCGGCAACCCGGGCTACGACGTGCGGTCGTACGACCTCGACTTCACCTATCCCGGCAGCAACAGCAAGCCCCTCACCGCCGTCACCACCATCGACGCCCGGACCACCGCCCGGCTGGAACGGATCAACCTCGACTTCACCCATGGCAAGGTCGACTCCGTCGACGTCGACGGGGAGCCCGCCTCCTTCACCAGCGCGGGGGAGGACCTGGTGATCACCCCTGGGGCGCCGCTCCCCGAGGGCAGCCGGACCCGGATCACCGTGCGGCACACCAGTGACCCCGTGTACACGGGCGATGTCGAGGGCGGCTGGCTGCGGACCGCCGACGGCCTCGCGATGGCCAACCAGGCCGACGCGGCGCACGTGGTGTTCCCCTGCAACGACCACCCCTCCGACAAGGCCATGTTCACCGTGCGCGTCACCGCGCCCGACGGCTACACGGCCGTCTCCAACGGCCTCGTCACCGACACCGACCGCGCGGCCGGCACCACCACCTGGACCTACCGCACCCGGCACCCCATGGCCACCGAGCTGGCCCAGGTCTCCATCGGCCGCTCCGCCGTCGTCCACCGCACCGGCCCGAACCGTCTGCCGGTCCGCGATGTGGTCCCCGCCAAGGACCGCGAGAAGCTCGAACCCTGGCTCGCCAAGACCCCCGCCCAGATCAGCTGGATGGAGGGCAAGGTCGGCCGCTACCCCTTCGAGACGTACGGCGTACTGATCGCCGAGGCGCAGACCGGCTTCGAGCTGGAGACCCAGACCCTCTCCCTCTTCGAGCGGGACCTGTTCGTCCGGCCCGAGTACCCCAGGTGGTACGTCGAGTCGATCATGGTCCATGAGCTGGCCCACCAGTGGTTCGGCAACAGCGTCAGCCCCCGCACCTGGTCCGACCTGTGGCTCAACGAGGGCCACGCCACCTGGTACGAGGCCCTGTACGCCGAGGAGACCGCGGGCCGGACGGTCGAGGCACGCATGAAGGCCGCGTACGCCTCCTCCGACCGCTGGCGCGCCGCCGCGGGACCGCCGGCCGAACCCAAGAAGCCCAGGAACGGCCAGAAGATCGGCATCTTCCGGGCGAACGTCTACGACGGCGCCGCACTCTTCCTGTACGCCCTGCGCCAGGAGATCGGCACCCACGACTTCGCCCTGCTCCAGCGGGCCTGGGTCACCGTCCACCGGGACGGCGTGGCCTCCACCGCCGACTTCCGCGACCTCGCCTCCCGGATCGCCGGACGCGACCTGGACGCCTTCTTCCACGCCTGGCTGTACGAGGTCGGGACGCCACCGATGCCGGGGCACCCCGACTGGAGGTCGGCCCCGGTCGAGGAAGGGAAATAA
- the hflX gene encoding GTPase HflX, translating into MTSSSSPSQDAQSAFAAQHTPEGLRADALMEEDVAWSFEIDGERDGDQFDRSDRAALRRVAGLSTELEDVTEVEYRQLRLERVVLVGVWTTGTSRDAENSLAELAALAETAGALVLDGVIQRRDKPDAATYIGSGKANELRDIVLDSGADTVICDGELSPGQLIHLEDVVKVKVIDRTALILDIFAQHAKSREGKAQVALAQMQYMLPRLRGWGQSLSRQMGGGKGGGLATRGPGETKIETDRRRIREKMAKMRREIAEMKTGREIKRQERRRNKVPSVAIAGYTNAGKSSLLNRLTGAGVLVENALFATLDPTVRRAETPSGRLYTLADTVGFVRHLPHHLVEAFRSTMEEVGDSDLILHVVDGSHPAPEEQLAAVREVIRDVGATKVPEIVVINKADAADPLTLQRLLRIEKRSIAVSARSGQGIEELLALIDAELPRPSVEIEALVPYTHGKLVARAHTEGEVISEEHTPEGTLLKARVHEELASDLAPYVPAATTA; encoded by the coding sequence ATGACCTCCTCTTCTTCCCCTTCCCAGGACGCACAGAGCGCCTTCGCCGCGCAGCACACCCCCGAAGGTCTTCGGGCCGATGCCCTGATGGAAGAGGACGTCGCCTGGAGCTTCGAGATCGACGGAGAGCGGGACGGCGACCAGTTCGACCGCTCCGACCGCGCGGCCCTGCGCCGTGTCGCGGGCCTCTCCACCGAGCTCGAGGACGTCACCGAGGTCGAGTACCGCCAGCTCCGCCTGGAGCGTGTGGTGCTCGTCGGTGTCTGGACCACGGGCACCTCGCGGGACGCGGAGAACTCGCTCGCCGAGCTGGCCGCCCTCGCGGAGACCGCGGGCGCGCTCGTGCTCGACGGCGTGATCCAGCGCCGCGACAAGCCGGACGCGGCCACCTACATCGGCTCCGGCAAGGCCAACGAGCTGCGGGACATCGTCCTCGACTCGGGCGCGGACACCGTCATCTGCGACGGTGAGCTGAGCCCGGGACAGCTCATCCACCTCGAAGACGTCGTCAAGGTCAAGGTCATCGACCGTACGGCCCTGATCCTCGACATCTTCGCCCAGCACGCCAAGTCCCGGGAGGGCAAGGCGCAGGTCGCGCTCGCGCAGATGCAGTACATGCTGCCGAGGCTGCGCGGCTGGGGTCAGTCGCTGTCCCGTCAGATGGGCGGCGGCAAGGGCGGCGGCCTCGCCACCCGTGGCCCCGGTGAGACCAAGATCGAGACGGACCGGCGGCGGATCCGCGAGAAGATGGCGAAGATGCGCCGGGAGATCGCGGAGATGAAGACCGGCCGCGAGATCAAGCGCCAGGAGCGCCGGCGGAACAAGGTGCCCTCGGTCGCCATCGCCGGTTACACCAACGCCGGCAAGTCCTCCCTGCTCAACCGTCTCACCGGCGCGGGCGTCCTGGTCGAGAACGCCCTGTTCGCGACCCTCGACCCGACCGTGCGCCGGGCCGAGACCCCGAGCGGGCGGCTGTACACGCTGGCGGACACCGTCGGCTTCGTACGCCACCTGCCGCACCACCTCGTCGAGGCGTTCCGCTCCACGATGGAGGAGGTCGGTGACTCCGACCTGATCCTGCACGTGGTCGACGGTTCGCACCCCGCGCCGGAGGAGCAGCTGGCCGCCGTGCGCGAGGTCATCCGCGATGTGGGTGCCACGAAGGTGCCCGAGATCGTGGTGATCAACAAGGCGGACGCGGCCGACCCGCTGACGCTGCAGCGGCTGCTGCGGATCGAGAAGCGCTCCATCGCCGTCTCGGCCCGCTCCGGCCAGGGCATCGAGGAGCTGCTTGCCCTGATCGACGCCGAGCTGCCGCGTCCCTCGGTCGAGATCGAGGCGCTCGTGCCGTACACCCACGGCAAGCTCGTCGCCCGCGCCCACACCGAGGGCGAGGTGATCTCCGAGGAGCACACCCCGGAGGGCACCCTGCTCAAGGCCCGGGTGCACGAGGAACTGGCGTCCGACCTGGCGCCGTACGTTCCGGCGGCCACGACCGCCTGA
- a CDS encoding carboxymuconolactone decarboxylase family protein: protein MSDLIPPAAPGPRVPVLPAGRTEARIRTELDRSVRDWGIPSNLFRTMAWLPGLALTEVEYANSFIFDAPRYAPTPRPPGDPAGESVLFPQGGFVDRVTKELVINLVSLLNRSRYSLTHHSFIGYGLLSAQLPHVDPAQRAARAEEMLLRLVDSAGRPDWEDRTFTWEGVTAPLYTVPQQHCLRLAETIQRDPHAVTDAQFAELREVLRGVAAENIAKGPLAEVPGTGTEAYLEAWVNAMTVELTWCVVHFDGLLNSWFTVLRVMDETGAEDELDVDFVAAYNAGVPDRIKVRNNNLLGPTGWGS, encoded by the coding sequence ATGTCCGATCTGATCCCGCCCGCCGCCCCCGGCCCCCGTGTGCCCGTGCTGCCCGCCGGGCGGACCGAGGCGCGGATCCGGACCGAGCTCGACAGGTCGGTCCGGGACTGGGGCATTCCCAGCAACCTGTTCCGGACGATGGCGTGGCTGCCCGGCCTCGCGCTCACCGAGGTCGAGTACGCCAACTCGTTCATCTTCGACGCGCCCCGGTACGCGCCCACGCCGCGACCTCCCGGGGACCCGGCCGGGGAGAGCGTCCTGTTCCCGCAGGGCGGCTTCGTGGACCGGGTGACGAAGGAGCTGGTCATCAATCTGGTGAGCCTGCTCAACCGCAGCCGGTACTCCCTCACCCACCACAGCTTCATCGGCTACGGCCTGCTCAGCGCCCAACTCCCGCATGTGGACCCCGCGCAGCGGGCGGCGCGCGCCGAGGAGATGCTGCTGCGGCTGGTGGACTCGGCGGGGCGCCCGGACTGGGAGGACCGGACCTTCACCTGGGAGGGGGTCACCGCACCCCTCTACACCGTGCCGCAGCAGCACTGCCTGCGGCTGGCGGAGACCATCCAGCGCGACCCGCACGCGGTCACCGACGCGCAGTTCGCCGAGTTGCGCGAGGTGCTGCGGGGCGTGGCCGCGGAGAACATCGCCAAGGGGCCGCTCGCGGAGGTGCCGGGCACCGGCACGGAGGCCTATCTGGAGGCCTGGGTCAACGCGATGACCGTCGAACTGACCTGGTGCGTCGTGCACTTCGACGGGCTGCTCAACTCCTGGTTCACCGTGCTGCGCGTGATGGACGAGACGGGCGCCGAGGACGAGCTGGACGTGGACTTCGTCGCCGCCTACAACGCGGGGGTCCCGGACCGGATCAAGGTACGCAACAACAACCTGCTCGGCCCCACGGGCTGGGGAAGTTGA
- a CDS encoding (5-formylfuran-3-yl)methyl phosphate synthase: MTDDRTMNRKLLVSVFNPQEAREAVLGGGRIIDSEDPRSALGNIKPQQIMAVSDAVLGFRRDLEVQLSTNIGEDQLLFDRSGTGAAIQKSAYEIAGKASQAALGVAVSMGTRVHPCGIVKVGLDGMETGLLTDVLRECVQTLRRTEGFSHTQVMSVLFAQDLDLWEERRSVDAIRRALVGLREFHPGEPGTEHGFDLTDYAAGTLRDEDGRLLFTDPGQVDLESLIDHGVLPEGTRHTTVALNELFPHARYGITGDPSARRTDREAIARMVDATVRAGAGAMMLDTSVLLKVARVGLVATERSPEMTDFNSLDIDETTGLKRRGILGLDDIRFFVDYCHHRGIEANLAGSVTSYQAQQLWRLVPEVDQISTRGAASAVAQNPHRPEGEGEDSRRDRVIVRSLVRGLVPPEQGGHLWLPQEMKPRSGEAVREVLDRFPGLVGHWADRYGRLTPFG, encoded by the coding sequence ATGACCGATGACCGGACGATGAACCGCAAACTGCTTGTCAGTGTCTTCAATCCGCAAGAGGCCCGCGAGGCCGTCCTCGGGGGCGGCAGGATCATCGACAGCGAGGATCCGCGCAGCGCCCTCGGCAACATCAAGCCGCAGCAGATCATGGCGGTCAGCGACGCCGTGCTCGGCTTCCGGCGCGATCTGGAGGTCCAGCTCTCCACCAACATCGGCGAGGACCAGCTGCTCTTCGACCGTTCCGGCACCGGCGCGGCGATCCAGAAGTCCGCGTACGAGATCGCCGGCAAGGCCTCGCAGGCCGCGCTCGGGGTGGCGGTGTCCATGGGGACCCGGGTGCATCCCTGCGGCATCGTGAAGGTGGGCCTGGACGGCATGGAGACCGGGCTGCTCACCGATGTGCTGCGCGAGTGCGTGCAGACCCTGCGGCGCACCGAGGGCTTCTCGCACACCCAGGTGATGTCGGTGCTGTTCGCCCAGGATCTCGATCTGTGGGAGGAGCGCCGCTCGGTGGACGCGATCCGCCGGGCCCTGGTCGGCCTGCGCGAGTTCCACCCCGGCGAGCCCGGCACCGAGCACGGCTTCGACCTCACCGACTACGCGGCCGGGACGCTGCGGGACGAGGACGGCAGGCTCCTGTTCACCGACCCCGGTCAGGTGGACCTGGAGTCGCTGATCGACCACGGGGTCCTGCCCGAGGGCACCCGGCACACCACGGTCGCGCTCAACGAGCTGTTCCCGCACGCCCGTTACGGCATCACGGGCGACCCCTCGGCCCGCCGCACCGACCGCGAGGCCATCGCCCGCATGGTCGACGCGACGGTCCGGGCGGGCGCGGGCGCGATGATGCTCGACACCAGCGTGCTGCTGAAGGTCGCCCGGGTCGGGCTGGTCGCCACCGAGCGCAGCCCGGAGATGACCGACTTCAACTCCCTGGACATCGACGAGACGACCGGTCTGAAGCGGCGGGGCATCCTCGGCCTGGACGACATCCGGTTCTTCGTCGACTACTGCCACCACCGGGGCATCGAGGCCAACCTCGCCGGTTCCGTCACCAGTTACCAGGCCCAGCAGCTCTGGCGGCTGGTCCCGGAGGTCGACCAGATCTCCACCCGGGGCGCCGCCTCGGCCGTGGCCCAGAACCCGCACCGGCCCGAGGGCGAGGGCGAGGACTCCCGGCGCGACCGGGTGATCGTCCGGAGCCTGGTCCGCGGTCTGGTCCCGCCGGAGCAGGGCGGCCACCTGTGGCTGCCGCAGGAGATGAAGCCCCGGTCCGGGGAGGCCGTGCGCGAGGTGCTGGACCGCTTCCCGGGGCTCGTCGGCCACTGGGCGGACCGGTACGGCCGCCTCACCCCGTTCGGCTGA
- a CDS encoding LysR family transcriptional regulator, with the protein MDVDLRLLRSFVAVAEELHFTRAAQRLHITQPALSKQIEQLERSLRLPLLKRSSRSVTLTAAGRALLPGVRRILADWQGVVGAAQEAAATEERTLRVGFIANAASELTPRILATFGMIRPDWRVVMTQAPWIDPTAGLAGGDVDVALVRLPLPHGPSSIRTQVLLTEDRWVLMAAGHPLAGQDVVRFEQLLDEPFVAVPVESGVWRDFWLALDHRDGHPVVIGAEVNSTDEWMEAIANNFGVCLTGASTARFYPRPGVVCRPIDKITPTEVAVAWRAADGRQVVADFVTACSETVAGAAEPEPGVGDAAAGA; encoded by the coding sequence ATGGATGTGGATCTGCGCTTGCTGCGATCATTCGTCGCGGTTGCGGAAGAACTGCACTTCACCCGCGCGGCGCAGCGCCTGCACATTACGCAGCCCGCGCTTTCCAAACAGATCGAGCAGTTGGAGCGAAGCCTTCGCCTGCCGCTGCTGAAGCGGTCCAGCCGCTCGGTGACCCTGACCGCCGCGGGCCGGGCGCTGCTGCCCGGGGTGCGCCGGATCCTGGCCGACTGGCAGGGCGTGGTCGGCGCGGCCCAGGAGGCCGCGGCGACGGAGGAGCGGACGCTGCGGGTCGGGTTCATCGCCAACGCGGCCAGCGAACTCACACCCCGGATCCTCGCGACCTTCGGCATGATCCGCCCGGACTGGCGGGTCGTGATGACCCAGGCGCCGTGGATCGACCCCACGGCGGGGCTGGCGGGCGGCGACGTGGACGTGGCGCTGGTCCGGCTGCCGCTGCCGCACGGGCCGTCGAGCATCCGTACGCAGGTGCTGCTGACCGAGGACCGCTGGGTGCTGATGGCCGCCGGGCATCCGCTGGCCGGGCAGGACGTGGTGCGTTTCGAACAGCTGCTGGATGAGCCGTTCGTGGCCGTGCCCGTGGAGTCCGGGGTCTGGCGCGACTTCTGGCTGGCGCTCGACCACCGTGACGGCCATCCCGTGGTGATCGGCGCGGAGGTGAACAGCACGGACGAGTGGATGGAGGCCATCGCCAACAACTTCGGGGTCTGTCTGACCGGTGCCTCCACCGCGCGGTTCTATCCCCGCCCCGGGGTCGTCTGCCGCCCGATCGACAAGATCACGCCCACGGAGGTCGCCGTGGCCTGGCGCGCGGCCGACGGCCGGCAGGTGGTCGCCGACTTCGTCACGGCCTGCTCGGAGACGGTCGCGGGGGCGGCGGAGCCGGAGCCGGGGGTGGGGGACGCGGCAGCCGGTGCATGA
- a CDS encoding Gfo/Idh/MocA family protein produces MVNLRAAIVGCGRSASAAHASAHTAEPRVHLAAVVDPDRARARALARRFGVREVFTSLEELLATTDVDLVSICAPPPLHVPLAATALRAGCHVLCEPSAATGPADLARLAALATTEHRVLAHAFPYRHLTETRTARRIVDAGEIGEIHEIQLVAPGRREAVDEECWAGWARWAEGGGGGLRPLGAPDAVGAADGPDGRLWTGENADRASWATDEDVRDRPRAAAGTRPRHQGPADCGPLTGTGIHLLDLAMWITGFPEPVEMLWTTPDPAPAAVAYADGRTAQPQAAQARRRLGARQGTDAADARAARAVAARARPDAAPVPPAQRPATGLVAAPGTGPLGPGRTALIRCRDGMSLSLTASRGTAYTAASQSTGYAGWYGPAYATAQDPAHATSRGTAYTADPSDEETVRVRLVGDRGALEIFPLLLSHPNGTAPGHTVPPLPGKPHDLPLARSRQLAGFVDACLGRGPAPVTTAQLVHMQKIADGLHRSAHATTASGEPDTRGRSTVPGRTDPHEATPVTVDDPVQEASRA; encoded by the coding sequence GTGGTGAATCTCCGCGCAGCCATTGTCGGCTGCGGACGTAGCGCCTCCGCCGCCCATGCCTCCGCCCACACCGCCGAGCCCCGTGTGCACCTGGCCGCCGTGGTCGACCCCGACCGCGCCAGAGCCCGTGCGCTGGCCCGCCGGTTCGGCGTCCGCGAGGTCTTCACCTCCCTGGAGGAGTTGCTCGCCACGACCGACGTGGACCTCGTCAGCATCTGCGCCCCGCCGCCTCTCCATGTCCCGCTCGCCGCGACCGCGCTCCGGGCCGGCTGCCATGTGCTCTGCGAGCCGTCCGCCGCCACCGGCCCGGCGGACCTGGCCCGACTGGCCGCACTCGCCACGACCGAACACCGCGTCCTGGCCCACGCCTTCCCCTACCGCCACCTCACCGAGACCCGCACCGCCCGCCGCATCGTCGACGCGGGGGAGATCGGCGAGATCCACGAGATCCAACTTGTGGCGCCGGGGCGGCGGGAGGCGGTGGACGAGGAGTGCTGGGCGGGGTGGGCGAGGTGGGCGGAAGGCGGGGGCGGGGGTCTCCGTCCGCTCGGTGCCCCCGATGCGGTCGGCGCCGCCGACGGACCCGACGGCCGCCTCTGGACCGGGGAGAACGCCGACCGCGCGTCCTGGGCCACCGATGAAGACGTGCGCGACCGGCCCCGGGCCGCCGCCGGTACCCGCCCCCGGCACCAGGGCCCCGCCGACTGCGGCCCCCTCACCGGCACCGGCATCCACCTGCTCGACCTGGCCATGTGGATCACCGGCTTCCCCGAACCCGTCGAGATGCTCTGGACCACTCCCGATCCGGCCCCCGCAGCGGTGGCGTACGCGGACGGCCGCACCGCACAGCCACAGGCGGCGCAGGCGCGGCGGCGGTTGGGTGCCCGGCAGGGCACCGACGCCGCCGACGCCAGGGCCGCCCGAGCCGTGGCGGCCCGGGCGCGCCCGGACGCGGCGCCCGTCCCGCCCGCGCAGCGCCCAGCCACCGGCCTCGTCGCCGCGCCGGGCACCGGCCCGCTCGGACCCGGCCGCACCGCCCTGATCCGCTGCCGCGACGGCATGTCCCTGAGCCTCACGGCTTCGCGCGGCACCGCGTACACCGCCGCTTCGCAGAGCACCGGATACGCCGGTTGGTACGGCCCCGCGTACGCCACCGCGCAGGACCCCGCCCACGCCACCTCGCGCGGCACCGCGTACACCGCCGATCCCTCCGACGAGGAGACCGTCCGGGTACGGCTGGTCGGCGACCGGGGCGCGCTGGAGATCTTCCCGCTGCTGCTCTCGCACCCGAACGGCACCGCCCCGGGGCACACCGTCCCGCCCCTGCCGGGCAAGCCCCACGACCTGCCACTCGCCCGCAGCCGCCAGCTCGCCGGGTTCGTCGACGCCTGCCTGGGCCGGGGCCCGGCGCCCGTGACCACCGCGCAGCTCGTCCACATGCAGAAGATCGCCGACGGCCTCCACCGCTCGGCGCACGCCACCACCGCTTCCGGGGAGCCGGACACCCGCGGCCGGTCGACCGTCCCCGGACGGACCGACCCTCACGAGGCCACCCCCGTCACCGTCGACGACCCCGTTCAGGAGGCGAGCCGTGCCTGA